A stretch of Polypterus senegalus isolate Bchr_013 chromosome 3, ASM1683550v1, whole genome shotgun sequence DNA encodes these proteins:
- the LOC120526056 gene encoding THAP domain-containing protein 2-like isoform X2, whose product MMPARCAAVDCSEERNKDTAKRGITFHGFPKDPLRRKQWMVAVSRQTSDKKLWEPSKSSVLCSRHFKPEMFDRTGQTVRLREYAVPTEFDFQSIDEGHSM is encoded by the exons ATGATGCCTGCCAGGTGTGCCGCAGTTGATTGCTCAGAAGAACGAAACAAAGACACGGCTAAACGGGGGATCACATTTCATGG TTTCCCCAAGGATCCACTGCGGAGGAAGCAATGGATGGTGGCTGTCAGTCGTCAGACCTCGGATAAGAAGTTGTGGGAGCCCAGCAAAAGCAGCGTTTTGTGCAGCAGGCATTTCAAGCCCGAGATGTTTGACAGAACAGGGCAGACAGTTCGGCTGAGAGAATATGCAGTCCCCACAGAGTTTGACTTCCAGTCTATTGATGAG gGTCATTCCATGTGA
- the LOC120526056 gene encoding THAP domain-containing protein 2-like isoform X1: MMPARCAAVDCSEERNKDTAKRGITFHGFPKDPLRRKQWMVAVSRQTSDKKLWEPSKSSVLCSRHFKPEMFDRTGQTVRLREYAVPTEFDFQSIDEKMSNSGEDSQLTRRIFTT; the protein is encoded by the exons ATGATGCCTGCCAGGTGTGCCGCAGTTGATTGCTCAGAAGAACGAAACAAAGACACGGCTAAACGGGGGATCACATTTCATGG TTTCCCCAAGGATCCACTGCGGAGGAAGCAATGGATGGTGGCTGTCAGTCGTCAGACCTCGGATAAGAAGTTGTGGGAGCCCAGCAAAAGCAGCGTTTTGTGCAGCAGGCATTTCAAGCCCGAGATGTTTGACAGAACAGGGCAGACAGTTCGGCTGAGAGAATATGCAGTCCCCACAGAGTTTGACTTCCAGTCTATTGATGAG AAGATGTCAAACTCTGGTGAAGACAGTCAATTGACTCGCCGAATATTCACCACTTAA